In one Paenibacillus sp. JQZ6Y-1 genomic region, the following are encoded:
- a CDS encoding Nif3-like dinuclear metal center hexameric protein, producing the protein MLAKGQTVIQYMEQFAPKSIAVPDDRIGLQLGTLQKDITGVLVALDVTEDVIDEAIALNANLIVAHHAIIFRPLKSLQTSTPMGRLYEKLIKHDIAVYISHTNLDIAEGGVNDWMADALGLRNTVPIEQTSSDDYLKLVSFVPSSHLDSVRNAVWAAGAGHIGNYSHCSFQTEGTGTFQPEEGTNPYVGQQGSIEHAAEVRFETIIPSSLRNKAVQALIKSHPYEEVAYDLYPLALPGKAFGLGRVGKLDEPVSLAQFVDTVKAGLDVQTVRVVGDLQRSVKKAAVLGGSGSRYVNAALFKGADVIVTGDIDYHTAHDALLAGIAIIDPGHNTEKIMKPGVAKVLTEKLQADKYTTPVYASTIDTEVFRFI; encoded by the coding sequence ATGCTTGCAAAAGGACAAACAGTAATTCAATATATGGAGCAATTTGCCCCCAAATCTATCGCTGTACCCGACGATCGTATCGGCTTACAGCTCGGTACCTTGCAAAAGGACATCACTGGTGTTCTGGTTGCGCTTGATGTAACGGAGGATGTGATTGACGAAGCGATTGCGCTCAATGCCAATCTGATCGTAGCGCATCATGCGATCATTTTCCGTCCGCTGAAAAGTTTGCAAACGAGCACACCGATGGGACGATTGTATGAGAAGCTGATTAAGCACGACATCGCTGTGTATATTAGCCATACCAATCTGGATATTGCCGAAGGTGGCGTGAACGACTGGATGGCAGACGCGCTTGGATTGCGCAACACTGTGCCAATTGAGCAAACTTCATCCGACGATTATCTGAAGCTTGTTAGCTTTGTACCTTCGTCGCATCTGGATAGCGTGCGCAATGCTGTCTGGGCGGCCGGAGCAGGGCATATTGGCAATTACAGCCACTGTAGCTTCCAGACGGAAGGAACAGGCACGTTCCAGCCAGAGGAAGGCACAAACCCGTATGTGGGACAGCAGGGTAGCATAGAACACGCAGCAGAAGTTCGTTTCGAGACGATTATTCCATCCAGTCTGCGCAACAAGGCTGTACAGGCGCTGATCAAGTCACACCCTTATGAAGAAGTGGCATACGATCTGTATCCACTTGCATTACCGGGTAAAGCATTCGGGTTGGGACGCGTCGGTAAGCTAGATGAGCCGGTCAGTCTGGCTCAATTTGTAGATACTGTCAAAGCCGGATTGGATGTTCAAACCGTGCGGGTCGTAGGCGATTTGCAGCGCAGTGTCAAAAAAGCCGCTGTACTAGGCGGTTCAGGCAGCCGATATGTGAATGCAGCACTGTTCAAGGGAGCGGACGTCATCGTTACTGGCGATATTGATTACCATACTGCCCATGATGCGTTACTGGCAGGCATCGCTATCATTGATCCGGGGCATAACACGGAGAAGATCATGAAACCGGGTGTAGCTAAAGTGCTGACTGAGAAGTTACAGGCAGATAAGTATACAACACCTGTATATGCATCGACGATCGATACGGAAGTATTCCGTTTTATTTGA
- a CDS encoding tRNA (adenine(22)-N(1))-methyltransferase, producing MKLSTRLTKIAEQIPAGSRLADIGSDHALLPVFAVRQGWVTQAIAGEVNQGPLDAAQRQVNEAGLGQVIQPRLGNGLAVLEPGEVDVITIAGMGGALIVTILSEGISKLAGVSRLVLQPNVGEEFVRRWLLEHDWFLSSEQILEEDGRTYEILTADRLEDAAERNRELYRDRTLTVSQGEDISLSVDHLLQFGPYLLNHPEPVFIDKWQQEIGKLEKVAASVGLSETDEARLKVAALQQQIKLVKEVVTCLQKDKQ from the coding sequence GTGAAATTATCAACAAGATTGACCAAAATAGCAGAGCAAATTCCGGCGGGAAGCCGTCTGGCGGACATCGGGTCCGACCATGCCCTTTTGCCGGTTTTTGCCGTGCGTCAGGGTTGGGTAACACAAGCAATTGCAGGTGAAGTGAATCAGGGACCACTGGATGCCGCTCAGCGTCAAGTGAATGAAGCAGGGCTGGGTCAAGTGATTCAGCCGCGTTTAGGTAACGGGCTGGCTGTATTGGAACCGGGGGAAGTCGATGTCATTACGATTGCCGGTATGGGTGGTGCGCTGATTGTTACCATTTTGTCGGAAGGTATATCCAAGCTGGCGGGTGTTTCGCGTCTAGTTTTGCAGCCAAATGTAGGGGAAGAGTTTGTACGTCGTTGGTTGCTGGAGCACGATTGGTTCTTGTCGTCCGAGCAGATTTTGGAAGAGGACGGACGTACATATGAAATTCTGACTGCGGATCGACTAGAGGATGCAGCAGAGCGTAATCGTGAGCTATACCGTGATCGTACGCTCACCGTGTCTCAGGGAGAGGATATTTCCTTATCTGTTGATCATTTGCTGCAATTCGGACCGTATTTGCTGAATCATCCAGAGCCGGTCTTTATTGATAAATGGCAGCAGGAAATCGGCAAGCTGGAAAAGGTAGCTGCATCAGTTGGATTGTCCGAAACAGACGAAGCACGGTTGAAAGTAGCAGCATTGCAGCAGCAGATCAAGCTGGTGAAGGAGGTCGTAACATGCTTGCAAAAGGACAAACAGTAA
- the rpoD gene encoding RNA polymerase sigma factor RpoD: MANDQHTELETELTLEQVKEQLMEVGKKRGSLNYKDITERLAVFDQDAEQIDEFYEQLGDNGVEVINEGDEEVSSDSENDRENGDNDFSFDDDLALPPGIKINDPVRMYLKEIGRVPLLSADSEVELAKRIEQGDEEAKRRLAEANLRLVVSIAKRYVGRGMLFLDLIQEGNMGLIKAVEKFDHTKGYKFSTYATWWIRQAITRAIADQARTIRIPVHMVETINKLIRVSRQLLQELGREPSPEEIAAEMELSVEKVREIMKIAQEPVSLETPIGEEDDSHLGDFIEDQDALAPADAAAYELLKEQLEDVLDTLTEREENVLRLRFGLDDGRTRTLEEVGKVFGVTRERIRQIEAKALRKLRHPSRSKRLKDFLE; the protein is encoded by the coding sequence ATGGCGAACGATCAGCATACTGAATTGGAAACCGAATTAACGCTTGAACAGGTAAAAGAGCAGCTTATGGAGGTAGGTAAAAAGCGTGGCTCTTTGAACTACAAAGATATTACAGAAAGACTGGCTGTCTTTGACCAAGACGCCGAGCAAATCGACGAGTTTTACGAGCAGCTAGGCGATAATGGCGTCGAAGTGATCAATGAAGGTGACGAAGAAGTATCTTCCGATTCCGAAAATGATCGTGAAAACGGCGATAACGATTTTAGCTTTGACGATGATCTGGCACTGCCACCGGGTATCAAAATCAATGACCCGGTACGTATGTACCTGAAAGAAATCGGTCGTGTTCCCCTGCTGTCTGCTGACAGTGAGGTAGAACTGGCAAAACGTATTGAGCAAGGGGACGAGGAAGCGAAACGCCGTCTGGCGGAAGCGAACTTGCGTCTCGTTGTTAGTATCGCCAAGCGCTATGTGGGACGCGGTATGCTGTTCCTGGATTTGATTCAGGAAGGTAACATGGGTCTGATCAAAGCGGTTGAGAAGTTTGACCACACCAAAGGATACAAATTCAGTACGTATGCAACATGGTGGATTCGTCAGGCGATCACACGCGCGATTGCTGACCAAGCAAGAACGATCCGTATTCCCGTGCATATGGTAGAAACGATTAACAAACTGATCCGTGTATCCCGTCAATTGCTGCAAGAGCTGGGTCGCGAACCTTCCCCTGAGGAAATCGCTGCTGAGATGGAACTGAGCGTGGAGAAAGTACGCGAAATCATGAAGATTGCACAAGAGCCGGTATCGCTGGAAACACCAATCGGTGAAGAAGACGATTCCCATCTGGGCGACTTTATCGAGGATCAGGACGCACTGGCTCCAGCCGATGCTGCTGCTTACGAGCTGCTCAAAGAGCAACTGGAGGATGTGCTGGATACGCTGACTGAGCGTGAAGAAAACGTACTGCGTCTGCGTTTTGGACTGGATGACGGTCGTACACGTACGCTGGAAGAAGTCGGCAAAGTGTTCGGCGTAACGCGCGAGCGTATTCGTCAGATTGAAGCCAAAGCCCTGCGTAAACTGCGCCATCCAAGCCGCAGCAAACGTTTGAAAGATTTCTTGGAATAG
- the dnaG gene encoding DNA primase: MNTEHSGGIPDEVIEAVLQHNDIVDTVGKYVHLTKQGKYMKGLCPFHSEKTPSFTVTPERQIFYCYGCGAGGNAIKFRMEIDGLSFPEAVRLMAEESHVPFQDNKGAAVTPQNKELERLLQAHEWAAKLFHYLLKNTEHGKAALEYLRARGIDDKLIDQFQIGYAPDRWDTLVQFFEKRSFDLKEMEKGGLLSPRQNGSGYVDRFRGRVMFPIMNRSGRVIAFAGRILGDGQPKYLNSPESRLFNKSRTLYNLNLAKGAIRKQGQVVLMEGFGDVIAAWDAGVQHTVATMGTALTENHAALIRTLTDEVVVCYDGDNAGQNAALKSIPILEGAGLHVKVAMLQNGLDPDEYIRQYSRERFVDQIIHGAVSTTKFRLLNVKKNYNLLEEDGRASYAQEAIQVIAHLGSPTEREVYLKELSGEVGVSLESLKQDCNLARQTLNRRQAQGQQNTSRNNNGNGAQQGKQPSRGGGSRRQATAPTLLPAYHVAERRLLSIMLQDGEAAHTVSEQLGDAFNIPEHAALAAYIYSYYAQGKPPDISRFIASLQDDRLEKTATSISMMDAPLDESLRGMDDYIREIKKFPKQKQIQQKREEMLRAEKSGDFLQAAQIASEIIALERQ, from the coding sequence ATGAACACCGAACATAGCGGTGGTATTCCCGATGAAGTCATTGAAGCAGTACTTCAGCACAATGACATTGTTGATACGGTAGGCAAGTATGTTCATCTGACCAAGCAAGGAAAGTACATGAAGGGCCTATGCCCGTTTCATTCGGAAAAGACTCCTTCGTTTACGGTCACACCGGAACGCCAGATTTTTTACTGTTACGGATGCGGCGCAGGAGGCAATGCCATCAAGTTCAGAATGGAAATTGACGGCCTGTCCTTTCCGGAAGCGGTCAGATTGATGGCGGAAGAATCGCACGTTCCTTTTCAGGATAACAAGGGAGCCGCGGTGACGCCGCAAAATAAGGAACTGGAACGTCTGCTTCAGGCTCATGAATGGGCTGCCAAGTTGTTTCACTATCTGTTGAAAAATACAGAGCACGGCAAGGCTGCCTTGGAGTACCTGCGCGCCCGCGGAATCGACGATAAGCTAATCGATCAATTTCAGATTGGCTATGCGCCGGATCGCTGGGATACGCTGGTGCAATTTTTTGAAAAGCGTTCATTTGATTTGAAGGAAATGGAGAAGGGCGGTCTGCTGTCTCCACGGCAAAATGGTTCAGGGTATGTGGATCGATTCCGTGGCAGAGTGATGTTCCCAATTATGAACCGCAGCGGTAGAGTGATCGCTTTTGCGGGTCGCATCCTCGGAGACGGACAGCCCAAATACTTGAATTCGCCGGAAAGTCGGCTGTTCAACAAAAGTCGTACGCTGTACAATCTCAACCTTGCCAAAGGAGCAATCCGTAAGCAGGGGCAGGTCGTATTGATGGAAGGCTTTGGCGATGTGATTGCTGCATGGGATGCGGGGGTACAACATACTGTAGCGACAATGGGCACGGCGTTGACCGAAAATCACGCTGCTCTCATCCGAACGCTTACCGATGAGGTTGTCGTCTGCTATGACGGCGATAATGCCGGTCAGAATGCGGCGCTCAAAAGTATCCCGATTCTGGAAGGCGCAGGATTGCATGTGAAGGTGGCAATGCTGCAAAACGGACTGGACCCGGATGAATATATTCGCCAGTACAGCCGCGAGCGCTTTGTCGACCAGATCATTCACGGAGCCGTCTCCACCACCAAATTCAGACTACTGAATGTGAAGAAAAACTATAACCTGCTTGAAGAGGACGGCAGGGCATCTTATGCTCAGGAAGCGATTCAAGTAATCGCTCATCTGGGTTCGCCAACTGAGCGGGAAGTGTACCTGAAGGAGCTTTCTGGAGAAGTCGGCGTATCGCTCGAAAGCCTCAAGCAGGACTGCAATCTGGCGCGTCAGACACTGAATCGCAGGCAGGCACAGGGACAGCAGAACACCAGTCGCAACAATAACGGCAATGGTGCCCAACAGGGTAAGCAGCCGTCACGCGGCGGCGGATCACGCAGACAGGCAACTGCACCGACCTTATTGCCTGCTTATCATGTAGCCGAACGCCGACTGTTGTCGATTATGCTACAGGATGGCGAGGCGGCACACACTGTCAGCGAGCAGCTGGGAGATGCCTTCAACATTCCGGAACATGCCGCGCTGGCTGCGTATATTTATTCGTATTATGCGCAGGGCAAGCCGCCCGATATTAGCCGGTTTATTGCATCGCTGCAAGATGACCGACTGGAGAAGACGGCAACATCCATTTCCATGATGGATGCGCCGCTGGATGAAAGTCTGCGCGGAATGGATGACTATATTCGCGAGATCAAAAAGTTTCCAAAGCAAAAGCAGATCCAGCAGAAAAGAGAAGAGATGTTGCGTGCAGAGAAATCCGGTGATTTCCTGCAAGCCGCTCAAATTGCAAGTGAGATTATCGCCCTGGAAAGACAGTAA
- a CDS encoding YaiI/YqxD family protein yields the protein MQSESTQPGPTIVVDGDACPVKSEIAETARQFHIPVLIVSSFDHRIQAEEGVQVVQVDRSDQSADLYIVNHVRPGDIVITQDYGLATIGLAKRCRILSFRGMEFHADNIDFLLARRHEQAKARRQGKYGKGPRPLTDEDRKNFQHQLVKLLTNLQEFRSD from the coding sequence TTGCAATCGGAATCCACGCAACCCGGACCGACGATTGTTGTCGACGGCGATGCTTGTCCCGTCAAGTCAGAGATCGCTGAAACGGCGCGCCAGTTTCATATTCCCGTGCTGATTGTCTCGTCATTTGACCATCGTATTCAGGCGGAGGAGGGCGTTCAGGTCGTGCAGGTGGATCGCAGTGACCAGAGCGCCGATCTATATATCGTCAACCATGTACGTCCCGGTGATATTGTCATTACACAGGATTATGGATTGGCAACGATCGGTTTAGCTAAGCGCTGTCGTATTCTGTCCTTTCGCGGGATGGAATTTCATGCCGACAATATTGATTTCTTGCTCGCCAGACGTCACGAACAGGCGAAAGCACGCCGTCAGGGCAAATATGGCAAAGGCCCACGACCGCTGACCGATGAAGATCGCAAAAATTTTCAGCATCAGCTGGTAAAACTTTTGACAAATTTGCAGGAATTTCGTTCTGACTAG
- the glyS gene encoding glycine--tRNA ligase subunit beta — protein sequence MAKDLLLEIGLEEVPARFLRAAMNQLLDKTVKWLDDSRLAHGEAKVFATPRRLAVWVKDVAEKQEDVSEDVKGPSRKIAQDETGSWSKAALGFARSQGVDPADFTFREVGGVEYIYARKSSIGISTDQIVAEALQSIITSLTFPKNMRWGAYDFRFVRPIRWMVALWGHDVIDFEITGVRTGRTTRGHRFLGHDTEIAEPNLYMEALRQQHVIADVEERQAMISAQIAHLASQQNWHIDVKEDLLEEVLFLVETPTVLYGTFEESFLNIPQDVLITSMREHQRYFPVLNQEGQLLPFFVTVRNGDDRALDVIARGNEKVLRARLSDAKFFYEEDQKLKIEDAVAKLDTIVFHEEIGTLGEKVRRVRQIADQLGAALNVSPEQAVHISRAADISKFDLVTQMVYEFPELQGVMGEDYARKAGESEEVARAIFEHYQPRFAGEGAPASITGSIISIAEKIDTIVACFSIGIIPTGSQDPYALRRQAAGIVQILLERELSLTLEQVFDITLKIHENLRNLKRSSDIIRIDLYEFFGLRVKKLLSETLRYDVVDAVISAGFSHIGSVVARGNDLMKAVQDVPDFKLIIESFERVSNLAAKSTVDTVNPALFSEAGESELYAAWQAVTLPYNNLLDQNRTGEALALLSTLRPAITAFFDHIMVMVDDEAVRANRLALLAAIDRDVKRFADFSKLVK from the coding sequence ATGGCTAAAGATCTATTACTTGAAATTGGTCTAGAAGAAGTACCTGCTCGCTTTTTGCGTGCAGCGATGAACCAATTGCTAGATAAAACCGTCAAATGGCTGGACGATTCTCGTCTGGCACATGGCGAAGCCAAAGTATTTGCTACACCGCGTCGTTTGGCTGTATGGGTGAAGGATGTAGCGGAGAAGCAGGAAGATGTTAGCGAAGACGTAAAAGGTCCTTCCCGCAAAATCGCTCAAGACGAAACTGGCAGCTGGAGCAAGGCTGCACTGGGCTTTGCCCGCAGTCAGGGCGTTGATCCAGCAGACTTTACCTTCCGTGAAGTGGGCGGTGTGGAATATATTTATGCACGCAAAAGCAGTATCGGTATCAGCACCGATCAGATCGTAGCCGAAGCGCTGCAAAGTATTATCACTTCTCTGACATTCCCGAAAAACATGCGCTGGGGCGCGTATGATTTCCGCTTCGTTCGTCCGATTCGCTGGATGGTAGCGCTGTGGGGACATGATGTGATTGATTTCGAAATCACTGGTGTTCGCACGGGTCGTACAACACGCGGACATCGTTTCCTCGGTCATGATACCGAAATCGCCGAGCCGAATCTGTACATGGAAGCTCTGCGCCAGCAGCACGTCATCGCAGATGTGGAAGAGCGTCAGGCGATGATCAGCGCTCAGATCGCGCATCTGGCTTCTCAGCAAAACTGGCATATTGATGTCAAAGAAGATTTGCTGGAAGAAGTGCTGTTCTTGGTAGAGACACCAACGGTGCTGTACGGAACATTTGAAGAGTCGTTCCTGAATATTCCGCAGGATGTACTGATTACATCAATGCGTGAGCATCAGCGCTACTTTCCAGTGCTGAATCAGGAAGGTCAACTGCTGCCGTTCTTCGTTACCGTTCGCAATGGTGATGATCGCGCACTGGATGTAATCGCTCGTGGTAACGAAAAAGTACTGCGTGCTCGTCTGTCCGATGCGAAGTTCTTCTATGAAGAGGATCAGAAGCTGAAGATCGAAGATGCGGTTGCCAAGCTGGATACTATCGTATTCCATGAGGAAATCGGTACATTGGGCGAGAAAGTACGCCGTGTGCGTCAAATTGCGGATCAACTCGGCGCAGCGCTGAACGTATCGCCAGAGCAAGCGGTTCATATTAGCCGTGCTGCTGACATTAGCAAATTCGACCTCGTTACCCAAATGGTCTACGAATTCCCAGAGCTGCAAGGGGTAATGGGTGAAGATTATGCACGCAAAGCAGGCGAAAGTGAAGAAGTGGCACGTGCCATCTTTGAACATTACCAACCACGCTTTGCTGGCGAAGGCGCTCCGGCATCTATCACAGGCTCCATTATCAGCATTGCTGAGAAGATCGATACTATCGTTGCATGCTTCTCGATCGGTATTATTCCAACCGGTTCGCAGGACCCTTATGCTCTGCGTCGTCAAGCTGCTGGTATTGTGCAGATTTTGCTGGAACGTGAATTATCGCTCACTTTGGAACAAGTGTTTGATATTACACTGAAAATTCATGAAAATTTAAGGAATTTGAAACGTTCTTCCGATATAATACGTATAGATTTATATGAGTTCTTCGGGCTACGCGTCAAAAAGCTGCTGTCCGAAACGCTTCGCTATGACGTGGTTGATGCCGTAATTTCGGCAGGCTTTAGCCATATTGGTTCCGTTGTAGCACGCGGTAACGATCTGATGAAGGCTGTTCAGGATGTTCCTGACTTCAAGCTCATCATCGAATCGTTTGAACGCGTATCAAATCTGGCAGCCAAATCCACAGTAGATACTGTGAACCCAGCGCTGTTTAGCGAAGCTGGCGAATCGGAGCTATATGCGGCATGGCAAGCTGTCACTCTTCCATATAACAACCTGCTGGATCAAAATCGTACTGGCGAAGCGCTGGCATTACTATCTACGCTACGTCCAGCGATCACTGCCTTCTTTGACCATATTATGGTTATGGTAGATGACGAAGCTGTTCGCGCCAACCGTCTAGCATTGCTGGCGGCCATTGACCGTGATGTAAAACGCTTTGCTGATTTCTCCAAGCTGGTTAAATAA
- the glyQ gene encoding glycine--tRNA ligase subunit alpha, whose product MNFQQMILTLQNFWAAHNCIIVQPYDTEKGAGTMNPMTFLRSIGPEPWRVAYVEPSRRPSDGRYGENPNRLYQHHQFQVIIKPSPDNIQEVYLESLRALGIEPLDHDIRFVEDNWENPTLGCAGLGWEVWLDGMEITQFTYFQQVGGIETSPVSVEITYGMERLASYIQEKENVFDLEWVEGISYGDVFHQPEVEHSTYTFEVSDVAMLLNLFSTYEQEAKRAMELNLVFPAYDYVLKCSHTFNLLDARGAISVTERTGYITRVRNLARQIASTYLESREKLGFPMLKKGEV is encoded by the coding sequence ATGAATTTCCAGCAAATGATTTTGACGCTGCAAAACTTCTGGGCAGCACACAACTGCATTATCGTTCAACCGTATGATACGGAAAAAGGTGCGGGTACAATGAACCCGATGACCTTCCTGCGTTCTATTGGTCCTGAGCCTTGGCGTGTCGCTTATGTAGAGCCTTCCCGCCGTCCATCTGACGGTCGTTATGGCGAGAACCCGAACCGTCTGTACCAGCATCACCAGTTTCAAGTCATCATCAAGCCGTCCCCAGACAATATTCAGGAAGTATATCTGGAAAGTCTGCGTGCGCTCGGTATCGAGCCACTGGATCATGATATCCGTTTTGTAGAAGATAACTGGGAGAACCCGACGCTTGGTTGTGCCGGTCTTGGTTGGGAAGTATGGCTGGATGGTATGGAAATTACTCAGTTCACGTATTTCCAACAAGTTGGCGGTATTGAAACCAGCCCAGTTTCGGTTGAGATTACGTATGGTATGGAGCGTCTGGCTTCGTATATTCAAGAAAAAGAAAATGTATTTGATCTGGAATGGGTAGAAGGTATCAGCTACGGCGATGTATTCCACCAACCAGAAGTGGAGCATTCCACCTATACGTTTGAAGTATCCGATGTAGCGATGCTGCTCAATCTGTTCAGCACGTATGAGCAGGAAGCGAAGCGTGCGATGGAATTGAATCTCGTATTCCCAGCATATGACTATGTACTGAAATGCTCGCATACCTTTAACCTGCTGGATGCGCGCGGCGCAATCAGTGTTACGGAACGTACCGGCTATATCACCCGTGTCCGCAACTTGGCACGTCAAATTGCCTCGACATATCTGGAAAGCCGCGAGAAGCTAGGCTTCCCAATGCTCAAGAAGGGAGAGGTATAA
- the recO gene encoding DNA repair protein RecO: MLYRVEGIVIRSMDYGEGNKIITLCTEAHGKVAVFVRGARKAKSRHAALVQPFTHGEFSFLRSGTGMGTLNQGEVIQSNHKLREDITLAAYGAYGCELVDKALLDNETGHFWFDQLKSYLSFLGEGRDPVVLTALFEMKVLQAAGYAPQVDACMFSGETEGEFWVSAGLGGILSKRERRQDPAAVSISPGTLRLLRLFSRLDIRRLGNIDVKEETRAELKKIMNSFMEVQLGLKLKSRRFLEQLERYEI; the protein is encoded by the coding sequence GTGTTATACAGAGTTGAAGGGATCGTCATCCGCAGCATGGATTACGGTGAAGGCAACAAAATCATTACCCTGTGTACCGAAGCGCATGGCAAAGTCGCTGTTTTTGTGCGTGGTGCGCGCAAAGCCAAAAGTCGCCATGCTGCGCTTGTACAGCCATTTACACATGGGGAATTCTCGTTCTTGCGTAGCGGCACTGGTATGGGGACACTCAATCAGGGCGAAGTGATCCAGTCCAATCATAAGTTGCGCGAGGATATTACATTGGCAGCTTATGGTGCTTACGGATGCGAGCTGGTAGATAAGGCGCTGCTGGATAACGAAACCGGGCACTTTTGGTTTGATCAGCTAAAGTCATATTTGTCCTTTCTCGGCGAAGGTCGCGATCCGGTAGTACTGACCGCCTTGTTCGAGATGAAGGTGCTACAGGCGGCAGGCTATGCTCCGCAGGTTGATGCCTGCATGTTCTCTGGCGAAACGGAAGGCGAATTCTGGGTCAGCGCTGGACTCGGCGGCATCTTGTCCAAGCGTGAACGCCGTCAAGACCCCGCAGCGGTATCCATTTCTCCCGGTACCTTGCGCTTGTTAAGACTGTTTTCACGTCTTGATATTCGCCGTCTTGGCAATATTGATGTGAAGGAAGAAACGAGAGCGGAATTGAAAAAGATTATGAACTCCTTTATGGAGGTTCAGCTCGGATTGAAGCTGAAGTCGCGCCGTTTTTTGGAACAATTGGAGCGCTACGAGATATAA
- the era gene encoding GTPase Era, whose protein sequence is MSKPSFKSGFVAIVGRPNVGKSTLMNQVIGQKIAIMSDKPQTTRNKIHGVYTTEEMQIVFLDTPGVHKRQSKLGDYMNQTALNTLNEVEAALFLVDAAEGLGGGDRFIIEHLKKVKTPVFLVINKIDQVAPEELLPIIDKYRSLHEFAEIVPISAKNGNNVNTLLEQLGKYLPSGPQYYPDDQVTDHPEQFVCAELIREKILQMTREEIPHSIAVTIEDMYTQENGVVNISAVIFVERDSQKGIIIGKQGALLKEVGKRARMDIQNLLGSKTFLELWVKVKKDWRNQDRVLKDLGFHKDA, encoded by the coding sequence ATGTCCAAACCATCTTTTAAATCCGGTTTTGTAGCGATTGTCGGCCGTCCCAATGTAGGCAAATCAACGCTGATGAACCAAGTGATCGGGCAAAAGATTGCTATTATGTCCGATAAACCACAAACGACTCGTAATAAAATTCATGGTGTATACACAACCGAAGAGATGCAAATCGTCTTCCTTGATACACCGGGCGTACACAAACGCCAATCCAAGCTCGGCGATTACATGAACCAGACCGCTCTCAACACGCTGAATGAAGTGGAAGCGGCGCTGTTCCTTGTCGATGCAGCCGAGGGACTGGGCGGCGGTGATCGCTTTATTATCGAGCATCTTAAAAAAGTAAAAACTCCCGTTTTCCTTGTTATCAACAAAATCGATCAGGTAGCACCGGAAGAATTGCTGCCAATTATCGATAAATACCGTTCTCTGCACGAATTCGCAGAAATTGTACCGATCTCCGCTAAAAATGGTAACAATGTGAACACACTGCTGGAGCAGCTCGGCAAATACCTGCCTTCCGGTCCGCAGTACTACCCAGATGATCAAGTGACCGATCACCCAGAGCAATTTGTCTGTGCGGAATTGATCCGTGAGAAAATATTGCAAATGACTCGCGAAGAGATTCCCCATTCCATCGCGGTAACGATTGAAGATATGTACACGCAGGAAAATGGTGTCGTCAACATCTCGGCTGTTATTTTCGTCGAGCGCGATTCCCAAAAAGGGATCATTATCGGCAAACAAGGCGCACTGCTCAAGGAAGTCGGCAAACGTGCACGGATGGATATTCAAAACCTGCTCGGTTCCAAAACATTTTTGGAACTGTGGGTCAAAGTGAAAAAAGACTGGCGTAACCAAGATCGAGTTCTCAAAGATCTCGGCTTCCACAAAGACGCCTAA
- the cdd gene encoding cytidine deaminase: MEISQLLQEAIIARAKAYVPYSHFSVGAALLDAAGNVHHGCNIENAGYTPSNCAERTALFSAIAQGQTPGTFQMLAVVGDTDEPIAPCGVCRQVMVELCQPDMPVLLSNMKGDTRMTTISELLPHAFGPWNLNE; this comes from the coding sequence ATGGAAATATCTCAACTGCTACAAGAGGCAATTATTGCCCGTGCCAAAGCTTATGTACCGTATTCGCATTTCTCGGTAGGCGCCGCATTACTGGATGCTGCCGGCAATGTGCATCATGGTTGTAATATTGAAAATGCTGGCTACACGCCAAGCAACTGTGCCGAACGTACGGCATTGTTCAGCGCCATTGCGCAGGGACAAACACCGGGTACATTTCAGATGCTGGCTGTTGTAGGCGATACCGATGAACCGATTGCACCATGCGGTGTTTGTCGTCAGGTGATGGTCGAGCTGTGTCAGCCGGATATGCCGGTGCTGCTATCCAACATGAAGGGCGATACACGCATGACCACTATTTCCGAATTGCTGCCTCACGCATTCGGTCCGTGGAACCTGAATGAATAA